The genomic DNA CAGCACGCCGTCGAGGTAAGTTTGCTGCACCGCAAATTCAGTGAGATTATTCACCAGAATAAAATCGGCGGGGTCGCCCACGCGCAGTTGGCCAACCGGTAACTGATAGTGCGCCACGGGGTTGAGGCAGGCCACTTGCAGCACGTCGAACACCGAGTAGCCCAGCGCCACGGCCCGCCGCACCAGCTGGTTGATGTGGCCCAGCAGCAGCGTGTCGGGGTGCTTGTCGTCGGAGCAAAACATGAGGCTTTCGTAGTGCTGGGGCAGCAGTTCGATGAGCGCGTCGAAGTTGCGGGCGGCCGAGCCTTCCCGAATCAGGATTTTCATGCCGGCCGCCAGCTTGTCGCGCGCTTCGGCGGCCGTAAAGCACTCGTGGTCCGTGCTGATGCCGGCGCTGGCGTAGCGCGCGGCGTCTTCGCCCTGCAGGCCGGGCGCGTGGCCATCCACGGGGCGGCCGTAGCGGTGGGCCAGCGCTATTTTTTCGAGCACGCCGGGGTCGCGGTGCAGCACGCCGGGCCAGTTCATCATCTCGGCCAGGTAGCCGATTTTGGGGTTTTGAAACAGCGTTTCGATATCCTGGGCCGTGATTTCGGCACCGGCCGTTTCGAAGGGGGTAGCGGGCACGCAGCTCGGCGCGCCAAAGCAGAACTTGAACGGCACCGGGGCCGCGTTGTCCAGCATATACTGCACGCCGGCCACGCCCAGCACGTTGCCGATTTCGTGGGGGTCCGAGACGGTGGCCACCGTGCCGTGCGGGAGCGCCAGCCGCGCAAACTCGCTGGGTACCAGCAAAGAACTCTCGACGTGCACGTGCGCATCCACGAAGCCGGGCAGGGCGTAGGGCAGCGCCGGGTCGGGGGTAGGCGCGCCGGTGGGCTCGATGGCGGCCACGCGGCCCGCCGCCACGCGCACCGTAGCCGGCAAAATGGTGCGGGCCAGAATATCCACCAGATTAACAGAAAGCACGAAATCAGCTGCCATACCGTTCAGAAAAAAAAGAAGGCCCGGTTATCGGACCGAAAAAAGACTATTTTTGTAAAAAACCGCGCCGTGAAGCTATCTATAAACCTCCACTTGCTGGCTCGGCCGGCAATGCTACTGGTCCTGGCGGCCGGCCTGGTCACCAGCGGTTGCGCGGGCCACGGCTCCTTGCAGAAAAAAACGCGCTGGTACAAACACCACAGCGGCGGCAAATCAATACCTTGCCCGTGTGGTCACTAGTTGGCTTTCTTGAATTTTAGCACTATGTTAGCTACTGCTTCCGTCCAACAGCCTGCTAACTAATGAAATATCAATACCAGTTAGGACTATTCTTATTGCTGGCAGGTCCGGCCGCCGCCCAGCAGCCCGCCACGCACCTGCCGCCCACAAGTTTTCGGAGTGGTTCTTACCAATTAAAAAACGGCGACTGGCAGCGGGCCAAGCTGCTCTACGACCCGCAGAGCCTGCGCGTGAGCGATGCTGAACACAAGCCCGACTACCCGCTTGAGTTTCCAGCCGAGCAGGTGCAGGCGTTCGTGATAGGCCGCGACACGTTCACGGTTGTGCGCGAGGTCGATATTCCGCGGCCCACGCAGCATCTGCGCAGCGCGTTCGTGCGGCAGCTATACCGGCGCGGGGGCTTCCAGGTGTGCGAATACGTGGCCGCGCAACTGCCGCCCGATTCGCCCCTGGCCTACACGGTGCTTGCCCAAGGCGATAGGCTGGCGGCCGTGCTACCCCCCGGCAACGTGGGGTTTCGGCTGGCGCTAGCCAAGGCGCTTCAGGATTTCCCGGCCCTATCGCACCAACTGGAGCTGGACCCTAGTATCTTACCCGTGCAGCTGCCGCAGCTGCTGAGCGCCTACGGCACCTGGAAAAATAGTCATTCAACGGCATTAAAATAGTAAACATTTTAGTATT from Hymenobacter psoromatis includes the following:
- a CDS encoding adenine deaminase → MAADFVLSVNLVDILARTILPATVRVAAGRVAAIEPTGAPTPDPALPYALPGFVDAHVHVESSLLVPSEFARLALPHGTVATVSDPHEIGNVLGVAGVQYMLDNAAPVPFKFCFGAPSCVPATPFETAGAEITAQDIETLFQNPKIGYLAEMMNWPGVLHRDPGVLEKIALAHRYGRPVDGHAPGLQGEDAARYASAGISTDHECFTAAEARDKLAAGMKILIREGSAARNFDALIELLPQHYESLMFCSDDKHPDTLLLGHINQLVRRAVALGYSVFDVLQVACLNPVAHYQLPVGQLRVGDPADFILVNNLTEFAVQQTYLDGVLVAENGQCLLPPAPVAVVNNFHARPIEAAALAYPAKTQQPGTNNQEPKTYPVIECFDGQLITARRDLPLPLAHGLVLPDPTQDVLKLVVLNRYAPGAPPAVAFIKGFGLTQGALASSVGHDSHNITAVGYDDESLARAINLVVAARGGLAAVGAGGAEHVLPLPVAGLMSDQPGPDVAAAYSALDDFAKTRLGSGLQAPFMTLSFMALLVIPSLKLSDKGLFDGERFAFVER